The following proteins are encoded in a genomic region of Glycine max cultivar Williams 82 chromosome 18, Glycine_max_v4.0, whole genome shotgun sequence:
- the LOC121173973 gene encoding uncharacterized mitochondrial protein AtMg00860-like yields MNQLLQPYLCRFATVFFDDILVYSDSLQAHVEHLETIFNALLQGKFYLKHSKCLFAQESIDYLGHIVSGKGVAPEPSKVQAITNWPPPSSAKALRSFLGLTDFYRKFVKGYASIAAPLTSLLCKDTFSWTPEA; encoded by the coding sequence ATGAATCAACTTCTGCAGCCATACTTGTGCCGTTTCGCCACCGTATTCTTTGATGATATACTGGTGTATAGTGACTCACTGCAAGCACACGTCGAGCACCTGGAGACCATCTTCAATGCATTATTACAAGGTAAATTCTACCTCAAACACTCTAAATGTTTGTTTGCGCAGGAGAGCATCGACTATCTAGGTCACATCGTTTCCGGTAAGGGGGTCGCACCGGAACCTTCTAAGGTTCAGGCCATCACCAACTGGCCACCTCCTTCATCAGCCAAGGCACTAAGATCCTTCCTCGGTCTCACCGATTTCTACCGGAAATTTGTGAAGGGTTATGCTTCTATCGCTGCCCCTCTCACGAGCTTACTTTGCAAGGACACTTTCTCGTGGACCCCGGAAGCCTAG
- the LOC100795464 gene encoding senescence associated gene 20 yields MQNKATVEMLYMALLGQETMDNVAKLLASDLEWWFHGPPQCHHMMKVLTGETDHTKGFRFEPKQVTAIGDCVIAEGWEGKAYWVHVWTLKNGLITQFREYFNTWLVVRDLRTPRREDSKDSMTLWESQPRDLYHRSLPGLVLTI; encoded by the coding sequence ATGCAAAACAAGGCAACAGTTGAAATGCTCTACATGGCACTATTAGGGCAAGAAACAATGGACAATGTGGCCAAACTGCTAGCAAGTGACCTTGAGTGGTGGTTCCATGGCCCTCCTCAATGCCACCACATGATGAAGGTGCTCACAGGGGAAACAGATCACACCAAGGGCTTCCGGTTCGAGCCGAAGCAAGTCACCGCCATTGGAGACTGCGTGATTGCCGAGGGGTGGGAGGGCAAGGCCTATTGGGTGCACGTTTGGACCCTCAAAAATGGCCTCATAACTCAGTTTAGAGAGTACTTTAACACGTGGCTTGTGGTGAGGGATTTGAGGACACCAAGGAGGGAAGATAGCAAAGATAGCATGACATTGTGGGAAAGCCAGCCTCGTGATCTCTATCACCGGTCACTGCCAGGACTTGTGTTAACCATTTAG